A DNA window from Actinomadura coerulea contains the following coding sequences:
- a CDS encoding ATP-binding protein, with translation MWDVVRGLPVCRLTEVPRPDEADGRDEWRDQRFAALVSAYHAGGDAVLVGWRRAEAFGPTEVFVGGDGLLADRDGDAATLSLPAGGRGTLLPQGVGEDSMPHWVSIGGIADGLLVEDPPPEEPARPSLEDGLLAVWMQPFAWMLVAEPVDPDEARRLADDLADRQQRARSMAELSPEDSVAADRMDKRHRELRRAATSGLWRVHLAAGAATPRAAARVAALVCASADLGRLPYALVPGAAGPFEASTQLVAALARPPVREVAGVRFVMRPEFDVTPESPGTGVTLGRVLDRNRRDVGPISLPLSSLNRHTFVCGATGAGKSQTVRSLLAAASGAGLPWLVVEPAKAEYRLMAARLPDAEVVTIRPGDAEAIAAGINPLEPATGPDGRPFPLQTHADLVRALFLAAFEADEPFPQVLAAALSRCYERLGWDLALGEPTVPGTAPRYPTLADLQATAEQVVDEIGYGQEITDNVRGFIRVRLSSLRLGTTGRFFEGGHPIDFDALLARNVVLEIEDVGDDRDKAFLMGTVLVRLVEHLRLRQRQGAPPGLRHLSVFEEAHRLLRRSEQAGPASHAVETFASLLAEIRAYGEGLIVAEQIPSKLVPDVIKNTAVKIVHRLPAKDDRDAVGATMNITEAQSQFLVTLTPGEGAVFTDGMDYPHLVRMPDGSRLEEAAPPTASPRVLVTPRSGTCGADCRDSPCTLRDMRAAQRVLSDRPEVVVWAELAAAAHLTGWGSPRPASSLLSGLPPRIRDCAVSHAVDAAVESRAAPAGLAGHLVAMHRGAACAAVEVEFFAAPYRWCLLLEELGGARRTSPGGGRHPMSGEWESRYGRAIPGDTLDAQFRAVSAWWDRDQRDTAARDFAVWGSARALEAAVGAERADPDWPGRLREAASPLGDLGGLLDSFTTAG, from the coding sequence ATGTGGGACGTCGTGCGCGGCCTGCCGGTGTGCCGGCTGACGGAAGTCCCCCGCCCCGACGAGGCGGACGGACGGGACGAGTGGCGCGACCAGCGGTTCGCGGCGCTGGTCTCGGCCTACCACGCGGGCGGGGACGCGGTGCTCGTCGGCTGGCGGCGCGCGGAGGCGTTCGGCCCCACGGAGGTGTTCGTCGGCGGGGACGGGCTCCTCGCCGACCGCGACGGGGACGCGGCCACCCTCAGCCTTCCCGCGGGCGGCCGCGGGACCCTGCTGCCCCAGGGCGTCGGCGAGGACTCGATGCCGCACTGGGTGAGCATCGGCGGCATCGCCGACGGCCTGCTCGTGGAGGACCCCCCTCCGGAGGAGCCCGCGCGGCCGTCCCTGGAGGACGGCCTGCTCGCCGTGTGGATGCAGCCGTTCGCGTGGATGCTGGTCGCCGAGCCCGTCGACCCGGACGAGGCGCGGCGCCTCGCCGACGACCTGGCCGACCGGCAGCAGCGCGCCCGGTCGATGGCGGAGCTGTCGCCGGAGGACTCGGTCGCGGCCGACCGGATGGACAAGCGGCACCGCGAGCTGCGCCGGGCCGCCACGTCCGGCCTGTGGCGGGTGCACCTGGCGGCCGGGGCGGCGACGCCCCGGGCCGCCGCGCGGGTCGCGGCGCTCGTGTGCGCGTCGGCCGACCTCGGCCGCCTGCCGTACGCGCTGGTCCCGGGCGCGGCGGGGCCGTTCGAGGCGAGCACGCAGCTCGTCGCGGCGCTGGCCCGTCCGCCCGTCCGCGAGGTCGCCGGGGTCCGGTTCGTGATGCGGCCGGAGTTCGACGTCACGCCCGAGTCGCCCGGCACCGGGGTCACGCTGGGACGGGTCCTGGACCGCAACCGCCGCGACGTGGGCCCGATCTCGCTGCCGCTGTCCAGCCTGAACCGGCACACGTTCGTGTGCGGGGCGACCGGCGCCGGCAAGTCGCAGACCGTCCGGTCGCTGCTCGCGGCCGCGTCCGGGGCGGGGCTGCCGTGGCTGGTGGTCGAGCCCGCGAAGGCGGAGTACCGGCTGATGGCGGCGCGGCTCCCGGACGCGGAGGTCGTCACGATCCGGCCGGGGGACGCGGAGGCCATCGCGGCCGGGATCAACCCGCTCGAACCGGCGACCGGGCCGGACGGGCGGCCGTTCCCGCTGCAGACCCACGCCGACCTCGTCCGCGCCCTGTTCCTCGCGGCGTTCGAGGCCGACGAGCCGTTCCCGCAGGTGCTCGCGGCGGCGCTGAGCCGCTGCTACGAGCGGCTCGGCTGGGACCTCGCGCTCGGCGAGCCGACGGTGCCGGGCACCGCGCCGCGCTATCCGACGCTGGCCGACCTGCAGGCCACCGCCGAGCAGGTCGTCGACGAGATCGGCTACGGCCAGGAGATCACCGACAACGTGCGCGGCTTCATCCGGGTCCGGCTGTCCAGCCTGCGGCTCGGCACCACCGGGCGGTTCTTCGAGGGCGGCCACCCCATCGACTTCGACGCGCTGCTCGCCCGCAACGTCGTCCTGGAGATCGAGGACGTCGGGGACGACCGCGACAAGGCGTTCCTGATGGGCACCGTCCTGGTCCGGCTGGTCGAGCACCTGCGGCTGCGGCAGCGGCAGGGCGCCCCGCCCGGACTGCGGCACCTCAGCGTGTTCGAGGAGGCGCACCGGCTGCTGCGCCGCAGCGAGCAGGCCGGGCCCGCGTCCCACGCGGTGGAGACGTTCGCGAGCCTGCTGGCGGAGATCCGCGCGTACGGGGAGGGGCTGATCGTGGCGGAGCAGATCCCGTCCAAGCTCGTCCCGGACGTCATCAAGAACACCGCCGTCAAGATCGTCCACCGGCTGCCCGCGAAGGACGACCGGGACGCGGTCGGCGCCACGATGAACATCACCGAGGCGCAGTCGCAGTTCCTCGTCACGCTCACGCCGGGCGAGGGCGCGGTGTTCACCGACGGCATGGACTACCCGCACCTGGTCCGGATGCCGGACGGCTCGCGCCTGGAGGAGGCCGCGCCGCCGACGGCCTCGCCCCGCGTGCTGGTGACCCCCCGCAGCGGGACGTGCGGCGCCGACTGCCGCGATTCGCCCTGCACGCTGCGGGACATGCGCGCCGCGCAGCGGGTCCTTTCCGACCGTCCCGAGGTGGTGGTGTGGGCGGAGCTCGCCGCCGCCGCCCACCTGACCGGCTGGGGCTCCCCGCGCCCCGCGTCCTCCCTGCTGAGCGGGCTGCCGCCCCGGATCCGCGACTGCGCCGTCTCGCACGCGGTGGACGCGGCCGTCGAGTCCCGCGCGGCCCCCGCCGGGCTGGCCGGGCATCTGGTCGCGATGCACCGGGGGGCCGCGTGCGCCGCCGTCGAGGTGGAGTTCTTCGCCGCCCCGTACCGCTGGTGCCTCCTCCTGGAGGAGCTCGGCGGGGCGCGGCGGACGAGTCCCGGCGGCGGACGCCATCCGATGAGCGGGGAGTGGGAGAGCCGCTACGGGCGCGCGATCCCCGGCGACACGCTCGACGCGCAGTTCCGCGCCGTCAGCGCCTGGTGGGACCGCGACCAGCGCGACACCGCCGCCCGCGATTTCGCGGTGTGGGGCTCGGCCCGCGCGCTGGAGGCCGCGGTGGGCGCCGAGCGCGCCGACCCCGACTGGCCCGGCCGCCTCCGGGAGGCGGCGTCCCCCCTCGGCGACCTCGGCGGCCTCCTCGACTCCTTCACCACCGCCGGCTAG
- a CDS encoding RidA family protein, translating into MTERRAILSGSTFEEQIGYARAVVDGDRVHVSGTTGFDYAAMTISDDVVEQAEQCLRNIEAALAEAGCTFADVVRVRYLLPERADFEPCWPVLRRRFGDVRPAATMQVCGLADPRMKIEIEVDARRAHG; encoded by the coding sequence ATGACGGAACGACGCGCGATCCTCAGCGGTTCGACCTTCGAGGAGCAGATCGGCTACGCCCGCGCCGTGGTGGACGGCGACCGGGTGCACGTCTCCGGCACGACCGGGTTCGACTACGCCGCCATGACCATCTCCGACGACGTGGTGGAGCAGGCCGAGCAGTGCCTGCGCAACATCGAGGCCGCGCTCGCGGAGGCGGGCTGCACGTTCGCCGACGTGGTCCGCGTCCGGTACCTGCTCCCCGAGCGCGCCGACTTCGAGCCCTGCTGGCCGGTGCTGCGGCGCCGCTTCGGCGACGTGCGGCCGGCCGCGACGATGCAGGTGTGCGGCCTCGCCGACCCCCGCATGAAGATCGAGATCGAGGTCGACGCGCGGAGGGCGCACGGGTAG
- a CDS encoding glycosyltransferase, whose product MSARRVRVPSLLGDPGVARACAPPRRFLFAVPPLDGHVAAVAAVAAELARRGHKIAWTGHRASLEPRLRPRSRIFSALADGDAARLRDDRLRTGGPADPRYWEEFLVPLGHAMLPGVETAVERFRPHVVVGDQLVLAAPVAARRREIPWATSAATPAEFTRPLADRPEDERRVRERIGGLQLDHGIDDLLDLRFSDHLVLVFSTGALLGDVSFFPDHFAFVGPVLGRPAPSAFPWDRLDGRPAALVSLDTADDVSRERFLRAAAEAVRELDVQAVLVAPPALVGDVPPNVIVRDQVPRPRLLERMSAVVCDGGYGAVCESLAHGLPLVAAPVRDDQPIIAGLLEKAGAGTAVPFDGVGPDGLRAALATVLADGPHRAAAGRVRDSFAAAGGAAEAADRLEKLA is encoded by the coding sequence GTGAGCGCCCGCCGTGTACGGGTGCCGTCCCTGCTGGGCGATCCCGGGGTCGCTCGGGCGTGCGCCCCGCCGCGCCGCTTCCTGTTCGCCGTCCCGCCGCTCGACGGGCACGTCGCCGCGGTCGCCGCGGTCGCCGCCGAGCTCGCCCGCCGCGGCCACAAGATCGCCTGGACGGGCCACCGCGCGTCCCTGGAACCCCGGCTGCGCCCCCGCTCGCGGATCTTCAGCGCCCTCGCCGACGGGGACGCGGCGCGCCTGCGCGACGACCGCCTCCGGACCGGCGGCCCCGCGGACCCGCGCTACTGGGAGGAGTTCCTCGTCCCCCTCGGCCACGCGATGCTGCCCGGCGTCGAGACGGCGGTCGAGCGGTTCCGCCCGCACGTGGTGGTCGGCGACCAGCTCGTCCTCGCCGCGCCCGTCGCGGCCCGCCGCCGCGAGATCCCCTGGGCCACGTCCGCGGCGACGCCGGCCGAGTTCACCCGCCCGCTCGCCGACCGGCCGGAGGACGAGCGGCGGGTGCGCGAGCGGATCGGCGGTCTCCAGCTCGACCACGGCATCGACGACCTGCTCGACCTGCGCTTCTCCGACCACCTCGTGCTGGTCTTCTCCACCGGCGCGCTGCTCGGCGACGTCTCCTTCTTCCCCGACCACTTCGCCTTCGTGGGGCCCGTCCTCGGCCGTCCCGCGCCGAGCGCGTTCCCGTGGGACCGGCTCGACGGCCGTCCCGCCGCGCTCGTCTCGCTCGACACCGCCGACGACGTGTCACGCGAGCGGTTCCTCCGGGCCGCCGCCGAGGCCGTCCGCGAGCTGGACGTCCAGGCGGTCCTCGTGGCGCCGCCCGCCCTGGTGGGGGACGTGCCGCCGAACGTCATCGTCCGCGACCAGGTCCCTCGGCCGAGACTCCTCGAACGGATGTCGGCGGTCGTCTGCGACGGCGGCTACGGCGCCGTGTGCGAGTCGCTGGCCCACGGCCTCCCGCTGGTGGCCGCGCCGGTCCGCGACGACCAGCCGATCATCGCGGGGCTGCTGGAGAAGGCGGGCGCGGGGACCGCGGTCCCGTTCGACGGCGTCGGGCCGGACGGGTTGCGGGCCGCCCTCGCGACCGTCCTGGCCGACGGCCCGCACCGCGCCGCCGCCGGGCGCGTCCGCGACTCCTTCGCCGCGGCGGGAGGCGCCGCCGAGGCCGCCGACCGCCTGGAGAAGCTGGCCTGA